One Rosa chinensis cultivar Old Blush chromosome 3, RchiOBHm-V2, whole genome shotgun sequence DNA window includes the following coding sequences:
- the LOC112191554 gene encoding cyclin-H1-1 isoform X1: protein MADFQTSTHRSKWIFTPEQLAEKYKAANQQAIETLEKYGVALAKVNDDGSLTYPEIAKENADKHSRPKAVTIEEEQLMRVFYETKLQEVCNNFHFPHKVQATALIYFKRFYLRWSVMQHEPKNIILTCIYAACKIEESHVSAEELGKGISQDHQMILNNELIVYQSLEFDLIVYAPYRSVQGFIHDMEESCGLEDDQLPMLQTLRDTAKMDVDKIMLTDAPLLFPPGQLALAALRSANQVHKVVDFDRYLESMLSRKSSAHTISELVESLNAIDSWVRRYKFPSDKEILHINRKLKSCWGQSSRDESKKRDKKSKHKSKRGSNEAQNVT, encoded by the exons GCGGAAAAATACAAGGCTGCGAATCAGCAAGCAATAGAAACATTGGAGAAG TATGGAGTAGCACTAGCGAAGGTAAATGATGACGGGTCATTAACGTACCCCGAAATTGCCAAAGAGAATG CTGACAAGCATTCTCGTCCAAAAGCGGTTACCATTGAAGAGGAGCAATTGATGAGAGTATTTTATGAAACTAAACTTCAAGAAGTGTGTAACAACTTTCATTTCCCTCATAAAGTTCAG GCAACAGCtctcatatattttaaaagGTTTTATCTAAGATGGTCAGTTATGCAACATGAACCAAAAAATATAAT ATTAACCTGTATATATGCGGCTTGTAAGATAGAAGAAAGCCATGTATCAGCAGAGGAGCTTGGTAAGGGGATCTCACAGGATCATCAAATGATACTCAATAATGAGTTGATAGTTTATCAG AGTTTGGAATTTGATCTCATTGTCTATGCACCATATCGCTCAGTTCAAGGTTTTATCCATGATATGGAG GAATCCTGCGGATTAGAGGATGACCAGCTTCCAATGCTTCAG ACTTTGCGGGACACTGCAAAGATGGATGTTGATAAAATCATGCTCACAGATGCACCACTTCTATTCCCTCCTGGACAG TTGGCCTTGGCTGCGCTGCGTAGTGCAAATCAGGTGCACAAAGTTGTTGACTTTGACAG ATACTTGGAGAGCATGCTCTCTCGTAAGAGTTCTGCACATACCATTTCAGAGCTAGTTGAATCCCTTAATGCAATTGATTCTTGG GTAAGGAGATACAAATTTCCTTCTGACAAGGAAATCCTGCACATCAATCGGAAACTGAAATCTTGTTGGGGTCAAAGTTCGCGTGACGA AAGCAAGAAGCGGGATAAGAAATCGAAGCACAAGTCCAAGAGGGGTTCAAATGAAGCACAAAATGTAACTTAA
- the LOC112191556 gene encoding uncharacterized protein LOC112191556, whose protein sequence is MASLVAMTFSIPLSALHTFTNEVPLAKSALVRVSSRRVSGSASKPSASCNTNGAVSSLNQSCQHLLTTTSKPLLEILYCHRSIESCSHMIIFGYWVGPDIDDGYGYVEAFVNQIT, encoded by the exons ATGGCGAGCCTCGTCGCCATGACCTTTTCTATACCTCTCTCTGCTTTGCATACCTTCACTAAT GAAGTACCTCTGGCAAAATCAGCTCTGGTTAGAGTTTCAAGCCGAAGAGTTTCGGGATCAG CCTCAAAGCCTTCTGCCTCATGCAATACAAATGGAGCCGTATCATCTTTGAATCAAAGCTGTCAACATCTTCTTACAACAACCTCAAAACCTCTCTTGGAAATCTTGTATTGTCATAGGAGTATAGAATCTTGTAGCCACATGATCATATTTGGTTATTGGGTAGGACCTGATATTGATGATGGTTATGGCTATGTGGAAGCTTTTGTTAATCAAATTACTTGA
- the LOC112191554 gene encoding cyclin-H1-1 isoform X2, which yields MADFQTSTHRSKWIFTPEQLAEKYKAANQQAIETLEKYGVALAKVNDDGSLTYPEIAKENADKHSRPKAVTIEEEQLMRVFYETKLQEVCNNFHFPHKVQATALIYFKRFYLRWSVMQHEPKNIILTCIYAACKIEESHVSAEELGKGISQDHQMILNNELIVYQSLEFDLIVYAPYRSVQGFIHDMEESCGLEDDQLPMLQTLRDTAKMDVDKIMLTDAPLLFPPGQVRRYKFPSDKEILHINRKLKSCWGQSSRDESKKRDKKSKHKSKRGSNEAQNVT from the exons GCGGAAAAATACAAGGCTGCGAATCAGCAAGCAATAGAAACATTGGAGAAG TATGGAGTAGCACTAGCGAAGGTAAATGATGACGGGTCATTAACGTACCCCGAAATTGCCAAAGAGAATG CTGACAAGCATTCTCGTCCAAAAGCGGTTACCATTGAAGAGGAGCAATTGATGAGAGTATTTTATGAAACTAAACTTCAAGAAGTGTGTAACAACTTTCATTTCCCTCATAAAGTTCAG GCAACAGCtctcatatattttaaaagGTTTTATCTAAGATGGTCAGTTATGCAACATGAACCAAAAAATATAAT ATTAACCTGTATATATGCGGCTTGTAAGATAGAAGAAAGCCATGTATCAGCAGAGGAGCTTGGTAAGGGGATCTCACAGGATCATCAAATGATACTCAATAATGAGTTGATAGTTTATCAG AGTTTGGAATTTGATCTCATTGTCTATGCACCATATCGCTCAGTTCAAGGTTTTATCCATGATATGGAG GAATCCTGCGGATTAGAGGATGACCAGCTTCCAATGCTTCAG ACTTTGCGGGACACTGCAAAGATGGATGTTGATAAAATCATGCTCACAGATGCACCACTTCTATTCCCTCCTGGACAG GTAAGGAGATACAAATTTCCTTCTGACAAGGAAATCCTGCACATCAATCGGAAACTGAAATCTTGTTGGGGTCAAAGTTCGCGTGACGA AAGCAAGAAGCGGGATAAGAAATCGAAGCACAAGTCCAAGAGGGGTTCAAATGAAGCACAAAATGTAACTTAA